The Anastrepha ludens isolate Willacy chromosome X, idAnaLude1.1, whole genome shotgun sequence genome includes a window with the following:
- the LOC128869698 gene encoding uncharacterized protein LOC128869698 yields the protein MRLKNKTSICEIQIRRLQFGVECPHDERSAPKKPALPKKLSSPKGRHAAIIAELSAIQICQDQILAKLDSVETRQLGVAGQVADIQSAIFDKMPERGEMQAQSKLLRECKVLTARVQQSVSRITGDAESEESMELAAMFPVLSVEQVQAVEAKLINKAYADAMVT from the exons atgcgactaaaaaacaaaacaagtatATGCG aaataCAAATTCGAAGGCTTCAATTTGGGGTGGAATGTCCCCATGACGAGCGCTCTGCACCAAAAAAGCCTGCTCTTCCCAAAAAGTTGTCGTCACCTAAAGGCAGACACGCGGCAATAATAGCTGAGTTAAGCGCTATCCAGATATGCCAGGACCAAATATTGGCGAAACTGGATAGCGTCGAGACCCGTCAACTGGGCGTTGCTGGCCAAGTAGCTGACATACAAAGTGCCATTTTCGATAAG ATGCCGGAACGTGGTGAGATGCAAGCGCAAAGTAAGCTGTTGCGCGAATGCAAAGTGCTGACAGCTAGGGTTCAACAGTCTGTCAGTCGCATCACCGGGGACGCGGAAAGCGAGGAATCCATGGAACTTGCTGCCATGTTTCCCGTATTATCGGTGGAGCAAGTGCAGGCTGTTGAAGCCAAGCTGATAAATAAAGCTTACGCCGACGCAATGGTAACATAA